Proteins co-encoded in one Methanosphaera sp. genomic window:
- a CDS encoding sodium-dependent transporter, with the protein MTQSSNQISKTRWSSTFAFLMAMIGSAVGLGNIWRFNYVVYSNGGGAFFIPYLCAIIFMGVPFLLIEYGVGYKFRDSFSNILKKIKPCFEVLGWLVMLFLFLDLSYYMIVLGWDCIYFILSFFKGWGADPNMFFNANLIVGGMNLDSLTTFVLPVTAVTIILWAVLWYISHKSIDAIEKTVKILIPLMFFLMIFIVFYSLTLPGHDVGLQALFTPDWSALGNIDIWLAAFGQVLYSLSMGEAVALTYASYLPEGSKLIDNLLVVVASNSFFEIFTAVGVFSILGYMALETGCSVGQVATSGTGLLFIAFPQVFNIMGNFAYILGPVFFLCVLFAGLTSIVGMFEPIVNAMSAKFGLSRTKAATIVGLIGLCVSLIYTTGSGNFILTVVDEFFSEFALLLGVILQVIIFGWFYSIEKIVPILNENSSIHVGKKWIFTIKFLLPIILTIIWLSGVAGLIGTQDGATVLIEAVVTVMFIVVPIVLTLLPEKKSDVNLNPAIEESS; encoded by the coding sequence TTGACACAATCATCAAATCAAATTAGTAAGACTAGGTGGAGCAGTACATTTGCATTTCTTATGGCAATGATTGGTTCTGCTGTTGGTCTTGGAAATATATGGAGATTTAATTATGTTGTATATTCAAATGGTGGGGGAGCATTCTTCATACCATATTTATGTGCAATAATCTTTATGGGTGTACCATTTCTTTTAATAGAATATGGTGTAGGTTATAAATTTAGGGATTCATTTTCAAATATCTTAAAGAAGATTAAGCCATGCTTTGAAGTTCTTGGATGGCTGGTTATGCTATTTTTATTCCTTGACTTGTCATATTATATGATAGTTCTTGGATGGGATTGTATATACTTTATTTTAAGCTTCTTTAAAGGATGGGGTGCAGATCCTAACATGTTTTTTAATGCCAATCTTATTGTTGGTGGAATGAACTTAGATAGTTTAACAACGTTTGTACTTCCAGTTACAGCAGTTACAATAATTCTCTGGGCAGTTTTATGGTATATTTCACACAAGTCTATTGATGCAATTGAAAAGACTGTGAAAATATTAATACCTCTCATGTTCTTTTTAATGATATTTATTGTATTTTATTCACTTACACTTCCAGGACATGATGTTGGACTTCAAGCACTCTTTACGCCTGACTGGTCGGCTCTTGGAAATATTGATATTTGGCTTGCAGCATTTGGACAGGTACTTTATTCACTTTCTATGGGTGAGGCTGTAGCACTTACATATGCAAGTTATTTACCTGAAGGATCAAAGCTTATTGATAACTTACTTGTTGTTGTTGCTTCAAATTCATTTTTTGAAATATTTACAGCAGTAGGGGTATTTTCAATTCTTGGATATATGGCACTTGAAACTGGTTGTTCTGTAGGACAGGTTGCAACAAGTGGAACAGGACTTTTATTTATTGCATTCCCACAGGTATTTAATATAATGGGAAACTTTGCATATATACTTGGACCTGTATTTTTCCTATGTGTTCTATTTGCAGGACTTACATCGATTGTAGGAATGTTTGAACCTATTGTTAATGCAATGTCAGCTAAGTTTGGACTTTCAAGAACAAAGGCTGCAACAATTGTAGGACTTATTGGTCTTTGTGTATCACTTATATATACAACAGGATCTGGAAACTTTATTCTTACAGTTGTTGATGAATTCTTCAGTGAATTTGCACTACTTCTTGGTGTAATACTTCAAGTTATTATATTTGGATGGTTCTATAGTATTGAAAAAATTGTTCCAATACTTAATGAAAATTCATCAATACATGTTGGAAAAAAATGGATATTTACAATTAAATTCCTGCTTCCTATTATTCTAACCATTATATGGCTTAGTGGTGTTGCAGGTCTTATAGGAACACAAGATGGTGCAACAGTTCTAATTGAGGCTGTTGTTACTGTGATGTTTATAGTTGTTCCAATTGTATTAACATTACTTCCAGAAAAAAAGAGCGATGTTAATTTAAATCCAGCCATAGAAGAATCAAGCTAA
- a CDS encoding Tex family protein has product MIDIERTIATELNIKPWQANAAITLIGEDNTIPFIARYRKEATGGLDDEQLRTLNERLKYLTNLEDRKDQIIASIDKQGKLTDELKAEIENAETLIEVEDLYRPYKTKKRTLASKAKEKGLEPLALTIYAQEIDHPIEEEAEKFITDEVPTVKDALKGAGDIISGMISDNATFRRFIRDVTVRKGKIITSPKDEEVSSEYEMYYEYSEFITDIPEHRVLAINRGEKEGILKVTIEAPIENIKFYLEDEILINFASTPEAIEYNEYTEEFLKKAMKSAYKRLIAPSIEREIRSTLTDESENKSIKVFKKNLEQLLMQPPIVSKRVLGWDPAFRTGCKLAVIDEFGKVLDTAVIYPTEPQNKVQEAKEVVLNLIDTYDIDIIALGNGTASRESEEVISEIIKGTDVSYAIVNEAGASVYSASDLAREEFPDYDVTERGAISIARRLEDPLSELVKIDPKSIGVGQYQHDMNAKKLDESLDGVVEKSVNNVGVDVNTASHTLMEHIAGISSKIAKSIVAYREENGSFKNRDQLLDVKGIGAKTFQQCAGFMRIYNSSNILDSTCVHPESYDVVSALLTIYGYDLSDIRNGGVDIKIDDKEKIAEELGVGLWTLEDILAELKKPGRDPREEFDMPQLRKDVLAIEDLEEGMVLEGVVRNVVDFGAFVDIGVHQDGLVHISQLVEDKFVKHPMDIVNVGDIVEVKILDVDLKLNRISLSMIL; this is encoded by the coding sequence ATGATTGATATAGAAAGAACAATTGCTACAGAATTAAATATTAAACCATGGCAAGCAAATGCAGCTATCACACTTATTGGTGAGGATAACACAATACCTTTCATAGCAAGATACAGAAAAGAGGCAACAGGAGGACTTGATGATGAACAATTAAGAACTCTTAATGAACGTCTTAAATATCTTACAAATCTTGAAGATAGAAAGGATCAAATTATTGCATCTATTGACAAACAGGGAAAACTAACAGATGAACTAAAAGCTGAGATAGAAAATGCAGAAACATTAATAGAAGTTGAAGATTTATACAGACCATATAAAACTAAAAAACGAACACTTGCATCAAAAGCAAAAGAAAAAGGTCTTGAACCACTTGCACTTACAATCTATGCACAGGAAATTGATCATCCAATTGAGGAGGAAGCTGAAAAATTCATAACAGATGAAGTGCCAACAGTAAAAGATGCACTTAAAGGTGCAGGTGACATAATTTCTGGTATGATATCTGATAATGCTACATTTAGACGTTTTATTCGTGATGTAACAGTAAGAAAAGGAAAAATTATCACATCACCTAAAGATGAGGAAGTATCATCAGAATATGAAATGTACTATGAGTACTCAGAATTTATCACAGATATTCCAGAACACAGAGTTCTTGCAATAAATCGTGGAGAAAAAGAAGGTATTCTTAAAGTAACAATTGAAGCACCAATTGAAAATATTAAATTCTATCTTGAAGATGAAATATTAATTAACTTTGCATCAACTCCTGAGGCAATAGAATACAATGAATATACAGAAGAATTCCTTAAAAAAGCAATGAAATCTGCATATAAAAGATTAATTGCACCATCAATTGAACGTGAAATCAGATCAACACTTACTGATGAATCAGAAAATAAGTCAATTAAGGTATTTAAGAAAAATCTTGAACAGCTTCTTATGCAACCACCAATTGTATCAAAAAGAGTACTTGGATGGGATCCTGCATTTAGAACAGGATGTAAACTTGCAGTTATTGATGAATTTGGAAAAGTTCTAGATACAGCAGTTATTTATCCTACAGAACCTCAAAATAAGGTTCAAGAGGCAAAAGAAGTTGTACTTAACTTAATTGACACATATGATATTGATATTATTGCACTTGGTAATGGTACAGCATCACGTGAATCAGAAGAAGTAATATCTGAAATTATTAAAGGTACTGATGTATCATATGCTATTGTAAATGAGGCTGGTGCATCTGTATATTCAGCAAGTGATCTTGCACGTGAGGAATTTCCTGACTATGATGTTACAGAACGTGGAGCTATATCAATTGCAAGAAGACTTGAAGATCCTTTATCTGAACTTGTAAAAATTGATCCTAAAAGTATTGGTGTTGGTCAATATCAGCATGATATGAATGCTAAAAAGCTTGATGAATCACTTGATGGTGTTGTTGAAAAGAGTGTAAACAATGTTGGTGTTGATGTAAATACAGCATCTCATACTCTTATGGAGCATATTGCTGGAATTTCATCAAAAATTGCAAAAAGTATTGTAGCATATCGTGAAGAGAATGGTTCATTTAAAAATCGTGACCAGCTTCTTGATGTTAAAGGTATTGGAGCTAAAACCTTCCAACAGTGTGCTGGATTTATGAGAATTTATAATTCAAGTAATATTCTTGATAGTACCTGTGTTCACCCTGAATCATACGATGTAGTATCTGCTCTTCTTACAATTTATGGATATGATTTATCTGATATTAGAAATGGTGGAGTAGACATTAAAATTGATGATAAGGAAAAAATTGCAGAAGAACTAGGTGTGGGTCTTTGGACACTTGAGGATATTCTAGCTGAACTTAAAAAACCTGGACGTGATCCAAGGGAAGAATTTGATATGCCACAGCTTAGAAAGGATGTTCTTGCAATTGAGGATTTAGAGGAAGGTATGGTTCTTGAGGGTGTTGTACGTAATGTTGTTGACTTTGGTGCATTTGTTGATATTGGAGTTCACCAGGATGGACTTGTGCATATTTCACAACTTGTTGAAGATAAGTTTGTAAAACATCCTATGGATATTGTAAATGTTGGTGATATTGTAGAAGTTAAAATTTTAGATGTGGATTTAAAGCTTAATAGAATCTCACTTTCTATGATATTATAA
- a CDS encoding CapA family protein — translation MSDKKQNPQKSTQTSQKNKKINKSLRNRLIILIILVIILMALLVFANPFSSDGKANVLSQPKGNLSISMTGDVMFGRKTPAVLSDNPYRYVSDVIGQSDLLVVNTENPFTTSSNAVKPDVPLKADPSYIKYVNGTNYTVVSANANNHVFDYGIDGMQDSIKNLDSANIAHIGAGNNKAEATKPFTMEKNGHNITVFNFMDSENFAEYSQEVLPKATDTSAGFAAWDDEESPKQIAQAKNNSDFVIVYMHYGNEYSRSPNENQEKISHKSIDAGADAVVGSHAHVTQGVEMYNGRPIFYNLGNFIFDQSNPATHSAYFINFNITDTNVTATLYPIYINGYLPHYMDVTDASSFIETLNPQCPDMNIDDNGHGIIHYSIDDKNKTKK, via the coding sequence ATGAGTGATAAAAAACAAAATCCACAAAAGTCCACTCAAACATCACAAAAAAACAAGAAGATAAATAAATCTCTAAGAAATAGACTTATCATACTTATAATACTAGTCATTATACTTATGGCACTACTTGTATTTGCAAATCCATTCAGTAGTGATGGTAAAGCAAATGTTCTATCACAACCTAAGGGTAACCTTTCAATAAGTATGACAGGAGATGTGATGTTTGGACGTAAAACACCAGCAGTTCTATCAGATAATCCATATCGTTATGTAAGTGATGTAATAGGACAGTCAGATCTACTTGTTGTAAATACAGAAAATCCATTTACAACCTCATCAAATGCTGTAAAACCTGATGTACCACTTAAGGCTGATCCAAGCTACATTAAGTATGTTAATGGAACAAATTATACAGTAGTATCTGCTAATGCTAACAACCACGTATTTGACTATGGTATTGATGGAATGCAAGATTCAATTAAAAACTTAGATTCAGCAAATATTGCACATATTGGTGCAGGAAACAATAAAGCTGAGGCAACAAAACCATTTACAATGGAAAAAAATGGTCATAATATAACAGTATTTAACTTCATGGATAGTGAAAACTTTGCAGAATACAGCCAAGAAGTACTACCAAAGGCAACAGATACATCTGCAGGATTTGCTGCATGGGATGATGAAGAATCACCAAAACAAATAGCACAGGCAAAAAATAATTCAGACTTTGTTATTGTATATATGCACTATGGTAATGAATATAGCAGATCTCCAAATGAAAACCAGGAAAAAATCTCACATAAATCAATAGATGCTGGTGCTGATGCTGTTGTTGGATCACATGCCCATGTAACACAGGGTGTTGAAATGTATAATGGAAGACCAATATTTTACAATCTTGGAAATTTCATATTTGATCAAAGTAATCCTGCAACACACAGTGCATACTTCATAAATTTCAATATTACAGATACAAATGTAACAGCAACACTATATCCAATATATATCAATGGATATCTTCCACATTATATGGATGTTACAGATGCATCCTCATTTATTGAAACATTAAATCCACAATGTCCTGATATGAATATAGATGATAATGGACATGGTATAATTCATTATTCAATAGATGATAAAAATAAGACCAAAAAATAA